One stretch of Polaromonas naphthalenivorans CJ2 DNA includes these proteins:
- a CDS encoding CHC2 zinc finger domain-containing protein — MDRYDIGDLLAKVPLEEVVTRLGIETERRGGVTRALCPFHQDTRPSLNLYSADGNSPAHYHCFACGAHGIAIDLVKQVEGLEFLPAVQWLARQFSIRPIRNQASRRAGRAGASETAQEFAQRIFNARHDVEQFQSWCDERGFDPAFLHGQGLRCITRGVLVESLQAEPVGERAGLIDELQSLGLIKRLRSYSPAAQGKLDLLDQFQDCFHDGRVVIPIRRGEAKRTEVVGFAGRALQSAPPEGVPKYLLTPGFEKSEYLFNEPEAFRAVAQALKNNESARLYLVEGFLDALRLQSLGQPAVALMGISLGKGQFERLTKLSQKMPGTAPLAYCIFLDNDPAGFGGADRLARGLLGLTGVDMRWVGMPWRTEPSLGKDPDSSLRGLSTPEEAAAWLKRYDLPAEAVLLASALGSQDASELQLPRWDKLAATARERALFRTVLAVSKLHGRRSPDSVAARLKESAWVWAQELHAMMGDPGGSARPNSRGMYLDESYPRAALARALAYHGSRRGELPSDDEAWQTLSGNERLFDQTAFARLRATVADAKPWRQAALLDAVQLPRKFTADPKVLGDPRLKVMPHPADLHVQQLLLNELLTQRHDRLAASGGVFSDGIPAVRWYASRQAVEVTGPFDLLNEPDIERDEPETLSFGYQVDMDVLEGDKTPSDQGMFRPFGQCWRAFMACLTDQCHAIGPRVHVLRLDAKRYYDSIQRYLVRDALLTPLKSALTTHGVPEGFRAIFGFHDADAPNWDAALERLVSGLVFEYEYRDPGAVGAPRQSDAVMGIAQGPVLSAYLGTIALFPVDEVARRFMRDTAERLPDGQWRQRAGYARYVDDIVLFADSQELLKKLREVLQAKSSELSIDLIHKGDRVRAGSPDQVMRQLNEGRGLAASVPAWETPIVGDGDSDWSLGDDMPQVDRQCALQLLRHPGLIGDPMLIATQVKTAISAPDLRPNDLGLCARLLWWQVAATELWPDGKAAWHCFEGLWNEACAGQPWVDAFKQRGYDLLYAVEGLDKLMDPNPWQANGLLLKERDEHRAKRVHLAGLVCKPSFFVDVRPAENLEHVRRRARLVARKARRLAHAGAALVPPDVHEEERLTAIEWLCQASQTIAANSDQHPVAALRDRQPARIPGDDLAHAVIEQLKGTHLLSKTKEQDFAPSVPTHGVSAIALAIDFILDSSPKRTGLQRLAQQFPGLLSGRDVNGRQLISNLPITGELSSLYAIDPEQAADGTGRHLYRYSERGASTRAPTSVDLVQVTSTTELQYASEVQSYRFVESASDAVRLVVDVSEGAQRWDDLCALGTTEVDEPITQKAVRLFYALLSIHQYAAGEDSKDAYVPFRPQLFSQGKALTSTLHLLADRVPRKLLGASAWYHDQDDRVASVMVPKERADLWRVGWAVADVLGVAADMSGETGERDEQLDDLGESHGDQSATESFAARAKKELEGYVLRQQLRKLQGAYLSEAQIETETVTSRDLPSTVRRALKLLRTYPSDQNLHAQVRHLLLIEAESRAMALRLQRRSADDLRHALHRVFPDVLARLPLWSLQGLELERPAEHEKPLRPELALMVSLYRAMYPASASASADEVDKDSFLRVALALAAVGVGLRGCVASLWGASVASGSHPMAEHLNVPASWAMPDAVRLDPQGDYQAMRKRLLDGDWAALCKASPWQWMLALIGLLDAGYAKAFDPEAVGAKPLKSVYSFLCAWQTESGSVEDATHIEESERRWPFDALPRFTSERCDALMQELPEALSALDQLCGMRVVRVEAAAFGRGRNTTEFVDARGTSWQLTKPQFTSLYDNTVEQRRPAHGSRALKVWTETRRTSDNDLLAVHTLDAKLGGWFQLASVQADDVEVLKAVPAKPDAVEEGFVPVKAEPSIGDNMPSMPLPSVAGKPLGASVNEGSTPVPVDHLREWQLASWKQRFGVARTSADKDAGDSSHFRIALLQWRITDSYAHPIAEAGLNGLPLGQSSLEELRKQLAGNFKDLNKAAKRGAEFHWGNAEGVISWPEHRRRVFLREALKACQHLNVQLLVLPEVSVRLDTVTWLKKELRQYPDLAVLAGTYRHFSDKVDSEHLMEKLTLLWQPNDELAEALGVKGKSEVIQFQRGKKYRAVAAHELFRPDVSTLGPLFTEERLLETLEGERKGGWSSSQLKALIPALIHAPNKLRYCMELICSELFLLTSPANRIPLQQELAKVLKHFSDDASVAKKHVDDDFEALGELLTVAQSNRERRSVLLVPACTTRSNDYWHAGQASVLASGTATVFCNTSNLHGAGGSCFIGIDSVVPQNGHHAGIVHLLTPYHGWHKGILQPNGKGALSKTDQALVVVDLDPVHVVSGKPRPQLLPEPMSLVAYLPIVEVVNKQENAENLSTALKDVLTPEGQNVLRRLLKAKTFPAPCGPLHERGAFGKALEELLEAKRNGELKPDVGGETLDTFAALFGDASAVRERIMAWLKDRHQQPAPKAGKEQLEPAWLDFLVADLTWEAHADDAPSIRVPAWRADPSPTKATSGGA, encoded by the coding sequence GTGGATCGATACGACATTGGCGACTTGCTGGCAAAAGTTCCACTCGAAGAAGTAGTTACACGACTGGGGATTGAGACCGAGCGACGCGGCGGAGTAACTCGGGCGCTCTGCCCGTTTCACCAAGACACGCGACCGTCGCTGAATCTCTATTCGGCAGACGGGAATTCGCCTGCTCACTATCACTGCTTCGCCTGCGGAGCCCATGGCATCGCCATTGACTTGGTCAAGCAGGTTGAGGGACTGGAGTTTCTGCCGGCCGTTCAATGGCTAGCCCGGCAGTTCAGCATCAGACCAATACGTAACCAGGCATCGCGGCGCGCCGGGCGCGCGGGTGCAAGCGAAACGGCTCAGGAGTTCGCGCAGCGCATTTTTAACGCGCGGCACGACGTAGAGCAGTTCCAAAGCTGGTGCGACGAGCGCGGTTTCGATCCCGCGTTTTTGCATGGCCAGGGCCTACGCTGCATCACCCGCGGCGTGTTGGTCGAGAGTTTGCAAGCAGAGCCAGTGGGCGAGCGCGCCGGATTGATTGACGAACTTCAAAGTCTGGGTCTGATCAAGCGTTTGCGCTCGTATTCCCCGGCCGCGCAAGGCAAGCTAGACCTGCTCGACCAGTTCCAGGACTGCTTTCATGACGGCCGCGTCGTCATTCCGATCCGCCGTGGTGAGGCCAAGCGGACCGAGGTGGTCGGATTTGCTGGACGCGCCTTGCAGAGCGCTCCACCCGAGGGCGTGCCCAAGTACCTACTCACGCCGGGCTTCGAGAAGTCTGAGTACCTTTTCAACGAGCCCGAAGCATTCAGGGCTGTTGCTCAGGCGTTGAAGAACAACGAGTCAGCAAGACTCTATCTGGTGGAGGGCTTCCTGGATGCGCTACGGCTGCAGTCCCTGGGACAACCGGCTGTCGCGCTGATGGGTATCAGCCTCGGCAAGGGGCAGTTCGAGCGACTGACGAAGCTCTCACAGAAGATGCCAGGAACGGCCCCCCTCGCGTACTGCATCTTTCTCGACAACGACCCCGCCGGTTTTGGCGGCGCAGATCGTTTGGCGCGCGGATTGCTCGGTCTTACGGGCGTGGACATGCGCTGGGTGGGCATGCCCTGGCGTACAGAGCCCTCACTGGGCAAGGATCCCGACTCCAGTCTGCGTGGCTTGAGCACGCCGGAAGAGGCCGCTGCCTGGTTGAAGCGCTACGACCTGCCTGCTGAGGCGGTTCTGCTCGCGTCAGCCCTGGGAAGTCAAGATGCCTCCGAGCTTCAATTGCCACGCTGGGACAAGCTGGCCGCGACCGCGCGCGAACGGGCTTTGTTCCGGACAGTTCTGGCTGTCAGCAAGCTGCACGGCCGTCGCTCGCCAGATAGCGTTGCGGCGCGCCTCAAAGAAAGCGCTTGGGTCTGGGCCCAAGAGCTGCACGCCATGATGGGGGACCCTGGCGGCAGTGCGCGTCCCAACAGTCGCGGCATGTATCTCGATGAAAGCTATCCGCGCGCTGCATTGGCGCGCGCCTTGGCTTACCACGGCTCGCGCCGGGGCGAACTGCCCTCCGATGACGAGGCATGGCAAACCTTGAGTGGCAACGAGCGCTTGTTCGATCAGACGGCCTTCGCGCGGCTTCGAGCCACGGTCGCCGATGCGAAGCCGTGGCGCCAAGCCGCACTACTCGATGCCGTACAACTACCTCGTAAGTTCACGGCTGATCCGAAGGTACTGGGAGATCCCCGTCTCAAGGTCATGCCGCATCCGGCCGATCTGCACGTGCAGCAGCTCCTGCTCAACGAACTGTTGACGCAGCGGCATGACCGCCTGGCCGCCAGCGGCGGTGTCTTCTCGGATGGCATTCCCGCAGTGCGTTGGTATGCCTCGCGGCAAGCGGTGGAGGTAACCGGACCGTTTGACTTACTCAATGAGCCCGACATCGAACGCGACGAGCCCGAGACCTTGAGCTTCGGCTATCAGGTTGACATGGACGTCTTGGAAGGGGACAAAACCCCGTCAGATCAAGGCATGTTCCGGCCGTTTGGACAATGCTGGCGCGCGTTCATGGCATGCCTGACCGACCAGTGCCATGCTATTGGACCGCGTGTGCACGTATTGCGCCTTGATGCCAAGCGCTATTACGACTCGATCCAACGCTATTTGGTGCGGGATGCTTTGCTGACGCCGTTGAAAAGTGCATTGACCACGCACGGCGTGCCAGAAGGGTTCCGGGCCATATTCGGCTTTCACGATGCAGATGCGCCGAACTGGGACGCTGCACTGGAACGGTTGGTGAGCGGATTGGTATTCGAATACGAGTACCGAGATCCTGGGGCGGTAGGGGCACCTCGACAAAGTGATGCGGTCATGGGCATTGCGCAAGGGCCCGTGTTGTCAGCCTACCTTGGGACGATTGCATTGTTTCCGGTGGACGAGGTCGCCCGGAGGTTCATGCGCGACACGGCGGAAAGATTGCCTGACGGGCAGTGGCGACAGCGTGCGGGCTACGCACGCTATGTCGACGATATCGTGCTGTTCGCCGACAGCCAGGAATTGCTAAAGAAGCTACGTGAAGTTCTACAGGCCAAGTCTTCAGAACTTTCCATCGATTTGATCCACAAGGGTGACCGGGTTCGGGCGGGCTCTCCGGACCAAGTCATGCGCCAACTCAACGAAGGGCGCGGCCTCGCGGCATCTGTGCCAGCCTGGGAGACGCCCATTGTGGGCGACGGCGACTCGGATTGGAGCCTGGGCGACGACATGCCCCAAGTGGACCGGCAATGCGCCTTGCAGTTGCTGCGACACCCGGGCCTCATCGGTGACCCCATGCTCATTGCAACGCAGGTGAAGACGGCGATCTCAGCCCCCGATCTTCGCCCCAATGACCTGGGCCTGTGTGCCCGCTTGTTATGGTGGCAAGTCGCCGCAACGGAACTGTGGCCCGATGGAAAAGCCGCTTGGCACTGCTTTGAAGGCCTGTGGAACGAAGCATGCGCGGGCCAGCCATGGGTCGACGCCTTCAAGCAGCGCGGCTACGACTTGCTTTACGCCGTGGAAGGCCTGGACAAGTTGATGGATCCCAATCCGTGGCAAGCCAACGGGCTGCTGCTAAAGGAGCGCGATGAACACCGCGCCAAGCGCGTGCATCTGGCTGGCCTCGTTTGCAAGCCAAGCTTCTTCGTCGACGTGAGACCCGCCGAAAACCTCGAGCATGTGCGAAGGCGCGCTCGCCTGGTAGCGCGAAAGGCTCGGAGGCTTGCACACGCCGGCGCAGCGCTCGTGCCGCCAGATGTGCACGAGGAAGAACGCCTTACGGCCATTGAATGGCTGTGTCAGGCAAGCCAAACCATCGCAGCGAACTCAGACCAACATCCCGTTGCGGCACTACGAGACCGTCAACCGGCTCGGATACCCGGTGATGACCTGGCGCATGCGGTCATTGAGCAGTTGAAAGGCACGCACCTCCTGTCGAAAACCAAGGAGCAGGATTTCGCACCCTCAGTGCCGACCCACGGGGTTTCGGCTATCGCATTGGCGATCGACTTCATCCTTGACAGTTCGCCAAAGAGGACTGGCTTGCAACGGCTCGCTCAGCAGTTCCCGGGGCTACTTTCCGGGAGAGACGTCAACGGTAGACAGCTGATCTCGAATTTGCCGATCACCGGCGAACTCAGCTCGCTCTATGCCATAGACCCTGAGCAGGCAGCCGATGGCACAGGCAGACATCTGTACCGTTACTCCGAGCGTGGCGCGTCAACGAGGGCGCCTACTAGCGTCGATCTCGTCCAAGTGACATCGACCACTGAGCTGCAATACGCATCCGAGGTCCAGTCGTATCGCTTTGTGGAAAGCGCGTCCGACGCCGTTCGGCTTGTCGTCGACGTAAGTGAGGGTGCGCAACGCTGGGATGATCTTTGCGCACTGGGTACGACTGAGGTGGATGAACCCATCACCCAAAAAGCGGTGCGCTTGTTCTACGCCCTACTGTCCATACACCAATACGCGGCCGGAGAGGACAGCAAGGATGCCTACGTCCCCTTCAGACCGCAGCTGTTCAGTCAGGGGAAAGCGCTCACATCAACTCTGCATCTGCTTGCTGATCGCGTCCCTAGAAAGTTGCTAGGCGCAAGCGCTTGGTACCACGACCAAGATGATCGGGTCGCATCTGTGATGGTGCCCAAGGAGCGTGCAGATCTATGGCGCGTGGGCTGGGCCGTGGCTGATGTGTTGGGTGTGGCTGCCGACATGTCGGGCGAGACGGGCGAGCGCGACGAGCAACTGGACGACCTTGGCGAATCGCACGGTGATCAGAGCGCCACCGAATCATTTGCGGCGCGCGCCAAAAAGGAACTGGAGGGTTACGTTCTGCGTCAACAGCTTCGCAAGCTGCAAGGCGCTTATCTTTCTGAGGCACAGATCGAGACGGAAACGGTGACCTCGCGCGATTTGCCGTCAACGGTGCGCCGGGCGCTAAAGTTGCTGCGCACCTATCCATCAGACCAGAACTTGCACGCTCAGGTGCGGCATTTGCTGCTGATTGAGGCCGAGAGCCGCGCTATGGCCCTGCGTCTGCAAAGACGTAGCGCCGATGACTTGCGTCACGCGCTGCACCGGGTGTTTCCGGATGTGCTGGCGCGATTGCCGCTCTGGTCATTGCAAGGGCTGGAACTGGAGCGTCCGGCGGAACATGAGAAACCTTTGCGGCCCGAGCTGGCACTGATGGTTTCGCTGTACCGTGCAATGTATCCGGCTTCCGCTTCGGCATCGGCCGACGAGGTCGACAAAGACTCGTTCCTTCGCGTGGCGCTTGCGCTCGCGGCTGTCGGTGTCGGTCTGCGTGGCTGCGTGGCTTCACTTTGGGGGGCGTCGGTCGCCTCAGGTTCGCACCCCATGGCAGAGCACCTCAACGTGCCGGCCAGTTGGGCCATGCCAGACGCGGTCCGCCTTGATCCGCAAGGCGACTACCAGGCTATGCGAAAGAGGTTGCTTGACGGCGATTGGGCTGCACTTTGCAAAGCCAGTCCATGGCAGTGGATGTTGGCCTTGATCGGACTGCTGGACGCCGGGTACGCGAAGGCTTTCGATCCGGAGGCAGTCGGAGCCAAGCCATTGAAAAGTGTGTACTCGTTCCTTTGTGCGTGGCAAACCGAGTCGGGGAGCGTGGAAGACGCTACCCACATCGAAGAGTCGGAGCGGCGCTGGCCTTTTGATGCTTTGCCAAGATTCACATCAGAGCGCTGTGATGCACTGATGCAGGAACTGCCAGAGGCGTTATCTGCGCTTGATCAACTGTGCGGCATGCGCGTGGTGCGGGTAGAGGCGGCCGCGTTTGGGCGCGGTCGAAACACCACTGAGTTTGTTGATGCACGTGGCACAAGCTGGCAACTGACCAAGCCGCAATTCACCAGCCTTTACGACAACACGGTGGAGCAGCGCCGGCCCGCGCATGGTTCGCGGGCTCTCAAGGTCTGGACGGAAACGCGACGCACCTCGGACAACGATCTGCTGGCGGTGCACACATTGGACGCCAAGCTAGGGGGGTGGTTCCAGTTGGCATCAGTGCAGGCGGACGATGTCGAAGTTTTGAAGGCTGTTCCTGCCAAACCAGATGCTGTCGAAGAGGGCTTCGTACCCGTGAAGGCTGAACCGTCAATCGGCGACAATATGCCGTCAATGCCGTTACCTTCGGTGGCTGGAAAGCCACTCGGTGCGTCAGTCAACGAGGGCTCGACGCCAGTGCCTGTAGATCATTTGCGTGAATGGCAACTAGCGTCGTGGAAACAGCGTTTTGGGGTCGCTAGGACGAGCGCAGACAAAGATGCTGGGGACAGCAGCCATTTCCGCATTGCGCTTCTCCAGTGGCGAATTACCGACAGCTACGCACATCCCATAGCGGAGGCAGGCCTCAATGGATTACCCCTGGGGCAGTCGTCTCTGGAAGAACTGCGTAAGCAACTGGCGGGCAATTTCAAGGACTTGAACAAAGCCGCAAAGCGAGGAGCAGAGTTTCATTGGGGAAATGCCGAAGGTGTCATCTCCTGGCCAGAGCATCGGCGGCGGGTTTTCCTTCGCGAGGCGTTGAAGGCTTGCCAGCATCTGAACGTGCAGTTGCTGGTACTGCCTGAGGTTTCGGTACGGCTGGATACCGTTACGTGGTTGAAGAAAGAGTTGCGCCAGTATCCTGATTTGGCTGTGCTGGCAGGTACCTACCGACATTTTAGCGACAAGGTCGACTCCGAACATTTGATGGAGAAGCTGACACTCCTGTGGCAGCCCAACGACGAGTTGGCTGAGGCCTTGGGGGTGAAGGGGAAATCTGAGGTGATTCAGTTTCAGCGTGGCAAAAAGTACCGCGCGGTGGCTGCCCACGAACTGTTTCGACCGGATGTCAGCACGCTTGGCCCTTTGTTTACGGAGGAGCGCCTTCTGGAGACCCTGGAAGGCGAGCGTAAAGGCGGCTGGTCAAGTAGTCAGTTGAAGGCGCTTATCCCAGCGTTGATCCATGCGCCGAACAAGCTGCGCTATTGCATGGAACTGATCTGTTCCGAGCTGTTTCTGCTCACGAGCCCTGCGAACCGCATACCCTTGCAGCAAGAACTGGCGAAAGTGCTGAAGCACTTCAGCGATGACGCAAGCGTCGCCAAGAAACACGTAGACGATGACTTCGAAGCGCTCGGTGAGTTGCTAACCGTGGCGCAGTCAAATCGAGAGCGCCGCTCAGTATTGCTGGTTCCCGCCTGTACGACCCGCAGCAACGACTACTGGCACGCCGGTCAAGCCAGTGTCTTGGCCTCAGGTACTGCCACAGTTTTCTGCAATACAAGCAATTTGCATGGCGCTGGCGGAAGCTGCTTCATCGGCATCGACTCGGTCGTACCGCAGAACGGGCACCATGCTGGTATCGTCCACCTCCTGACGCCGTATCACGGGTGGCACAAGGGCATTCTGCAGCCTAATGGGAAGGGCGCCTTATCCAAGACAGATCAAGCGCTGGTTGTCGTGGATCTCGATCCAGTTCATGTGGTCAGCGGCAAGCCGCGCCCCCAGTTGCTGCCCGAGCCCATGTCTTTGGTGGCCTATCTGCCAATTGTGGAAGTGGTGAACAAGCAGGAAAACGCCGAAAACTTGTCGACCGCATTGAAGGATGTGTTGACGCCCGAGGGCCAGAATGTGCTCCGCCGTTTGCTGAAGGCAAAAACGTTTCCGGCGCCGTGCGGCCCTCTGCATGAGCGTGGCGCATTCGGCAAAGCCTTAGAAGAGTTGCTGGAGGCCAAGAGGAATGGCGAGTTGAAGCCAGACGTCGGTGGCGAAACTCTGGACACGTTCGCGGCCCTTTTCGGCGACGCGAGCGCCGTACGAGAGCGCATCATGGCGTGGCTGAAGGATCGCCATCAGCAACCAGCGCCTAAAGCTGGCAAGGAACAACTGGAGCCAGCATGGCTGGACTTCCTCGTCGCGGATTTGACCTGGGAGGCCCACGCGGACGACGCCCCTTCAATTCGAGTCCCGGCATGGCGGGCTGATCCCAGTCCGACCAAGGCGACGTCCGGGGGAGCCTAG
- a CDS encoding IS1182 family transposase: MKRYIQGRDRSQITLPGRLDDYIGQDNPVRVVDAFVDALDLAELEFARMTPAVTGRPGYHPAVLLKLYLYGYLNRIQSSRRLERECQRNIELMWLIGCLTPDFKTIADFRKDNGAGIRNVCRHFVMLCRELKLLTQAVVAIDGSKFKAVNNRERNYTSGKIERREREIDESIQRYLNALQTLDRTQPAELPAKTERLQGKVQKMRQRLQELKEIKAQVEMQPDKQLSLTDSDARAMSTHSMKGTALVGYNVQTVVETQHHLIVAHEVTNTASDRAQLSKQARAALEAMGVRQLQALADRGYYSGPELKACEDAGIAACVPKPMTSNARAQARFGKDDFIYMARDDEYLCPARQRAIHRFTREEDGLQIHVYWSSACPACPMKAQCTTSNYRRIRRWEHEAVMEAVQRRLDRQPEAMKVRKSTVEHVFGTLKHWMGWTHFLMRGKAKVATEMSLHVLAYNLKRVMKILGIAELLKAITEEGLKALCSLQCRQAIQARA, translated from the coding sequence ATGAAGCGATACATTCAAGGAAGGGATCGCAGTCAAATCACGTTACCTGGGCGCCTGGATGACTACATTGGACAAGACAATCCAGTGCGCGTGGTTGATGCATTCGTTGATGCACTCGATTTGGCAGAGCTCGAATTTGCGCGGATGACGCCCGCAGTGACCGGACGTCCGGGCTATCACCCCGCAGTGCTCCTCAAACTCTACCTTTACGGCTACCTCAACCGCATCCAGTCCAGCCGGCGCCTGGAGCGGGAGTGCCAGCGCAACATTGAACTGATGTGGCTTATTGGCTGCTTGACGCCTGACTTCAAGACCATCGCCGATTTCCGCAAAGACAATGGTGCGGGCATCCGCAATGTGTGCCGCCACTTTGTGATGCTGTGCCGGGAACTGAAACTGCTGACGCAAGCTGTTGTGGCCATCGATGGCAGCAAATTCAAGGCGGTCAACAACCGTGAGCGCAACTACACCTCCGGCAAGATCGAGCGGCGTGAGCGCGAGATTGACGAAAGCATCCAGCGCTACCTGAACGCACTGCAAACCCTCGATCGCACCCAGCCCGCCGAATTGCCAGCCAAAACAGAGCGCTTGCAGGGCAAGGTTCAGAAGATGCGTCAGCGACTGCAAGAACTCAAAGAGATCAAGGCGCAGGTAGAGATGCAACCCGATAAACAGCTATCGTTGACAGACTCGGATGCGCGGGCGATGAGCACCCACAGCATGAAGGGCACCGCCCTGGTGGGCTACAACGTGCAGACGGTGGTGGAGACCCAGCACCACCTGATCGTGGCCCATGAAGTGACCAATACCGCCAGTGACCGGGCGCAGTTAAGCAAACAAGCGCGGGCCGCACTCGAGGCCATGGGGGTGCGTCAACTGCAAGCCCTTGCCGATCGCGGCTATTACAGCGGCCCCGAACTCAAGGCCTGCGAAGACGCGGGCATTGCCGCCTGTGTCCCCAAGCCCATGACTTCCAATGCCCGGGCGCAGGCGCGCTTTGGCAAGGACGACTTTATCTACATGGCGCGTGATGATGAATACCTGTGCCCGGCGCGTCAACGGGCCATTCACCGGTTCACCAGGGAGGAAGATGGCCTGCAGATTCACGTCTACTGGAGCAGCGCCTGCCCAGCATGCCCGATGAAAGCGCAATGCACCACCAGCAACTACCGGCGCATCAGGCGTTGGGAGCACGAAGCGGTGATGGAGGCGGTGCAGCGCCGCCTGGACCGCCAGCCCGAGGCGATGAAGGTGCGAAAGAGCACCGTGGAGCATGTCTTTGGAACGCTCAAGCACTGGATGGGCTGGACGCACTTTCTCATGCGCGGCAAAGCCAAGGTGGCAACCGAAATGAGTCTGCATGTTCTGGCTTACAACCTCAAGCGGGTGATGAAAATTCTTGGCATTGCCGAGTTGCTCAAGGCCATCACAGAGGAGGGCTTGAAAGCCCTTTGTTCACTTCAATGCCGACAGGCAATTCAAGCTCGGGCTTAA
- a CDS encoding type II toxin-antitoxin system VapC family toxin, which translates to MNVLVDTSVWVGHFKQRNERLAALLEDGRVVCHPYVVTEVACGTPPNRRAIIAMLAELESGPLATPDEILELIERRGLYGRGCGFVDMSLLASALLSDQTLIWTLDKRLESVAAGLNRAYRAALHS; encoded by the coding sequence ATGAACGTACTGGTCGATACCTCTGTGTGGGTGGGCCACTTCAAGCAGCGCAATGAGCGCTTGGCCGCTTTGCTCGAAGACGGCAGGGTCGTATGCCACCCCTATGTGGTCACGGAAGTGGCCTGCGGGACACCTCCGAACCGGCGCGCCATCATTGCCATGCTGGCCGAACTTGAAAGCGGGCCGCTTGCGACACCGGATGAGATTTTGGAATTGATCGAGCGTCGGGGCCTCTACGGCCGGGGGTGTGGCTTCGTTGACATGAGCCTGCTGGCTTCGGCGCTATTGAGCGATCAGACCTTGATCTGGACTTTGGACAAGCGTCTGGAGTCCGTGGCGGCCGGGCTGAACCGGGCCTACCGTGCGGCACTTCACTCCTGA
- a CDS encoding type II toxin-antitoxin system VapB family antitoxin, whose protein sequence is MRTTLTIDDQLFARAVALAEPGIEKSELIRECVKAFIQRQAARRLAALGGQAPDIELAPRRREDAPAS, encoded by the coding sequence ATGCGAACCACACTCACGATTGATGATCAACTTTTTGCCAGGGCCGTGGCACTGGCCGAGCCGGGGATCGAGAAGTCCGAGCTGATCAGGGAATGCGTCAAGGCGTTCATTCAGCGCCAGGCGGCCCGTCGCTTGGCGGCCCTGGGCGGGCAGGCGCCTGATATTGAACTCGCGCCTCGCCGGCGCGAAGACGCGCCCGCTTCATGA